A single window of Halodesulfovibrio marinisediminis DSM 17456 DNA harbors:
- a CDS encoding DUF3124 domain-containing protein, with the protein MVTRRVTLLLGVMLLVVITCSPSLGLARTKQNRQVLYVPAYAYIYHGNKEAKLNLTTTLSVRNTSRKDSIRILSVDYHNTDGELLRSYLDEPIVMKPLQSIRYIVKLDDASGGSGANFILKWEADKAVDVPIVESIMVGTGSSYGFAFLTQAVPIE; encoded by the coding sequence ATGGTAACTCGTCGTGTGACATTACTGTTAGGAGTAATGCTTCTTGTTGTAATAACTTGTTCTCCATCGCTGGGCTTAGCTAGAACAAAGCAGAACAGACAGGTTTTGTATGTACCTGCGTATGCTTACATTTATCACGGAAATAAAGAAGCAAAGCTGAATCTCACAACAACATTGAGTGTGCGTAATACAAGTCGAAAAGATAGTATTCGTATCTTGAGTGTTGATTATCACAACACTGACGGGGAATTGTTACGTAGTTATCTGGATGAGCCAATTGTGATGAAGCCTCTTCAATCCATACGGTATATTGTAAAGCTTGATGATGCTTCCGGCGGTTCCGGTGCAAACTTTATTCTTAAATGGGAAGCAGACAAGGCTGTAGATGTACCAATTGTTGAAAGTATTATGGTTGGTACGGGCTCGTCATATGGGTTTGCTTTCCTGACGCAGGCTGTCCCTATCGAATAA
- a CDS encoding DNA integrity scanning protein DisA nucleotide-binding domain protein: protein MTTIDTSDWRRSIYNILDGLSDGLSHFAGPSRVALIVCLEADGPFYIIDPQNLLDGHQPRLKDLFGTFQDEVSSNLIQEFIPCNDPQLTGLLAYGGSCKALPFQMWFTEQHPDLCSKGPTLRWLEYAATQLCADFSQESLRNDTSSYVLQGYAQHAIRDYIIDKRSEALGMDTYLRIYPTLNAILGISNTREEGAWPRGKIAFVEPRLLQHVHFQASFPRMEQPLLVNLRHCRKTLQAVENTNRFLVSDGATLAGIASGELPPGSILATFEGNHGMVKLDDELICSFASGNFLATNRKPNLVQLEEALLESTLTPKQQHSIFQHTTKIVIQARERKHGCTIVLDLNTIPRNIAGQTLQTPLDLSMPENIDIACSLAKVDGALHISKSSTLLGFACLLDGRTVPGENRARGARFNSAVRFTAMHKNIITIVVSADRPVSVIQHGIELTAQCRWKPISYVSSPPLLTDWIEE, encoded by the coding sequence GTGACCACGATTGATACATCCGACTGGAGAAGGAGCATTTATAACATCCTTGATGGGTTAAGCGATGGACTTTCCCACTTCGCAGGACCCAGTCGTGTAGCATTAATTGTATGCCTCGAAGCAGACGGTCCGTTCTATATTATTGACCCCCAAAACCTCCTTGATGGTCACCAACCACGCCTCAAAGATCTTTTCGGAACCTTTCAGGATGAAGTATCCTCTAACCTGATACAGGAATTTATTCCATGTAACGACCCGCAGCTCACAGGTCTTTTAGCGTACGGCGGATCCTGCAAAGCGCTTCCATTCCAAATGTGGTTCACGGAGCAACATCCGGACCTTTGCTCCAAAGGACCGACACTGAGATGGTTAGAATATGCAGCAACACAACTTTGCGCAGACTTTAGCCAAGAATCTCTAAGAAACGATACCTCCAGCTACGTTCTTCAAGGATATGCTCAGCATGCCATCCGTGACTACATTATAGATAAACGAAGTGAAGCATTAGGAATGGATACATATTTACGTATCTATCCAACTCTTAATGCTATTTTAGGAATTTCCAATACTCGAGAAGAGGGTGCATGGCCGCGGGGAAAAATTGCATTTGTAGAGCCACGTCTCTTGCAGCATGTCCATTTTCAGGCATCGTTCCCACGTATGGAGCAACCCCTGCTTGTAAACCTTCGTCACTGTCGCAAAACGCTTCAGGCTGTTGAAAATACAAATCGTTTCCTCGTCTCAGACGGCGCCACCCTTGCCGGAATTGCATCGGGCGAACTTCCGCCTGGGTCTATACTGGCAACCTTCGAAGGTAACCACGGAATGGTTAAGTTAGATGATGAACTTATTTGCAGCTTTGCATCAGGCAACTTCCTCGCCACCAACCGCAAGCCCAACCTTGTACAACTTGAAGAAGCACTGCTCGAATCTACATTAACGCCGAAGCAGCAACACAGCATTTTTCAACACACAACAAAAATCGTTATACAAGCACGAGAACGCAAGCATGGTTGCACCATTGTGCTGGACCTGAACACCATTCCACGAAATATCGCGGGACAGACACTACAAACCCCGCTGGATTTAAGCATGCCTGAAAATATCGATATTGCATGCTCACTCGCAAAGGTTGATGGAGCCTTGCATATTAGTAAATCTTCAACTCTTCTCGGCTTTGCCTGCCTTCTGGATGGACGAACAGTACCGGGAGAAAACAGAGCACGTGGTGCGCGCTTTAACTCTGCAGTACGCTTTACAGCCATGCATAAAAACATCATCACAATTGTCGTCTCTGCAGACAGACCAGTCTCCGTAATACAACACGGCATTGAACTTACCGCTCAATGCCGTTGGAAACCTATTAGTTACGTATCTTCTCCGCCGCTACTTACAGACTGGATTGAAGAATAG
- a CDS encoding YgiQ family radical SAM protein produces MTNTWNQKSERLILGRTPLEQPAFLPMSKKEMDELGWDELDILFVTGDSYVDHPSFATALLGRWLVAHGYRVGIVAQPRWDKPDDILAMGRPRLFASVSAGAIDSMLAHYTAFRKKRHDDAYTPGGKAGARPNRATIVYSNLVRSAFPNIPVVIGGIEASLRRITHYDFWTDKLRRSILLDSKADCVVYGMGEYAMLHIAHVLDQYGETSGTPFSYIAQDVRGIAYMGVAEDIPTQAKVTALPSHEEIEADAKKLMTATLALERHVQEADGWAIQPVGKRAVILAPPAFPLSEEEMDELYGLPYAKTQHPSYTEKIPCVEMMTTSITTHRGCGGGCSFCSLALHQGRRIASRSKESIMQEVEVLTRNKRFRGSISDVGGPSANMWQAYCKACPEKCKRQSCMHPKVCPQFTVNQAEGIALLRDIQKIKGIKNVRVASGVRYDLAQKEETALRAYTMEFTGGQLKVAPEHICDGVLNSMRKPGLASFESFLNAFKKYSEQAGKEQYVIPYLMSAFPGCTDNHMHELGNWLRARGWQPQQVQCFIPTPGTVATASYYAGIDEKGNEIYVARTDAERLRQHHILMPTVGRKNNKTPRGNRGAYSAKKSNQKAESRRDSGKHGASKQSRRNNKPKHEKQSGQGKTSPFAINKR; encoded by the coding sequence ATGACAAATACATGGAATCAAAAATCTGAACGTCTGATTCTCGGACGTACCCCGCTTGAACAGCCTGCCTTTCTTCCTATGTCCAAAAAGGAAATGGATGAATTAGGTTGGGACGAGCTTGATATACTCTTCGTTACTGGCGACTCCTACGTTGATCACCCAAGCTTTGCAACCGCTCTGTTGGGGCGCTGGCTTGTTGCCCACGGGTATCGTGTAGGTATTGTTGCTCAACCACGCTGGGACAAGCCAGATGACATTCTTGCAATGGGGCGTCCGCGTCTATTCGCTTCCGTAAGCGCAGGTGCTATTGATTCCATGCTGGCGCACTACACTGCCTTCAGAAAAAAACGTCATGACGACGCATACACTCCTGGCGGCAAAGCAGGCGCGCGCCCTAACCGCGCCACGATTGTCTATTCCAACCTCGTCCGCAGTGCGTTCCCGAACATCCCTGTTGTCATCGGTGGTATTGAAGCATCATTGCGCCGCATCACGCACTACGACTTCTGGACAGACAAACTGCGCCGCTCCATCTTACTCGACAGTAAAGCAGACTGCGTTGTTTATGGCATGGGTGAATATGCCATGTTGCATATAGCCCATGTTCTCGACCAATACGGCGAAACTTCTGGAACACCATTTTCCTATATTGCACAGGATGTCCGTGGAATAGCCTACATGGGTGTTGCCGAGGATATCCCGACACAGGCAAAAGTTACTGCGCTTCCATCACATGAAGAAATTGAAGCTGACGCCAAAAAATTAATGACAGCAACACTTGCTCTTGAACGGCATGTTCAGGAAGCTGACGGCTGGGCAATTCAACCTGTCGGCAAACGCGCTGTGATTCTTGCACCGCCAGCTTTTCCTTTGTCTGAAGAAGAAATGGATGAGCTATACGGCTTACCATACGCAAAAACACAACATCCTTCCTACACAGAGAAAATTCCTTGCGTAGAAATGATGACAACCAGCATCACAACTCACCGCGGCTGTGGCGGTGGTTGCTCTTTCTGTTCTCTGGCATTGCATCAAGGCAGAAGAATTGCCTCACGCAGTAAAGAGTCTATTATGCAGGAAGTAGAAGTTCTTACCCGCAACAAACGCTTTAGAGGCTCTATCAGCGATGTTGGTGGCCCGTCGGCAAACATGTGGCAGGCATACTGTAAAGCCTGCCCAGAGAAATGTAAGCGTCAAAGCTGCATGCACCCGAAAGTTTGCCCGCAATTTACAGTAAATCAGGCTGAAGGCATTGCTCTGCTGCGTGACATCCAAAAAATTAAGGGCATTAAAAACGTCCGCGTTGCGAGTGGAGTCCGCTATGATCTAGCGCAGAAAGAGGAAACAGCCCTTCGCGCATATACCATGGAATTCACCGGCGGCCAGCTTAAGGTTGCACCGGAGCATATTTGCGATGGTGTTCTAAACAGTATGCGTAAACCGGGACTCGCCTCTTTTGAAAGCTTCCTCAATGCGTTCAAAAAATACTCCGAGCAAGCAGGGAAAGAACAATACGTTATTCCATATCTCATGAGTGCATTCCCCGGTTGTACCGACAACCACATGCACGAACTCGGCAACTGGCTACGTGCCAGAGGCTGGCAACCGCAGCAGGTACAGTGCTTTATCCCGACACCAGGCACAGTAGCGACAGCATCCTACTATGCCGGTATTGATGAGAAAGGAAACGAGATTTATGTTGCTCGTACCGATGCGGAACGTCTTCGCCAGCATCACATCCTGATGCCAACAGTCGGGCGTAAAAACAACAAAACTCCACGAGGAAACCGTGGTGCATATAGTGCAAAAAAATCGAACCAGAAAGCGGAATCCAGACGCGATTCAGGCAAACACGGCGCTAGCAAACAGTCCAGACGCAACAACAAGCCTAAGCACGAAAAGCAGTCCGGTCAGGGAAAAACATCTCCTTTCGCAATAAACAAGCGCTAA
- a CDS encoding LysE family translocator, producing MSLAILYFFLKGLLIGLTIAAPVGPVGVLCIHRTLKYGKPVGFISGLGAASADLFYGAVAAFGLVAITNLITDSSTVIKLVGGLLFIAIGIHMMRQRPAFVSDAESVQVEQNKPSLLTAWLSTFVLTAMNPGTIIAFTVIFATFGIDGDAGAPGAASLVFGVFLGSAVWWCGLSFFASAMRNYVKQHSRLISKISGTIIIVFGLASLVSLLFEL from the coding sequence ATGAGCCTTGCTATCTTATACTTCTTCCTCAAGGGTCTTTTAATTGGACTCACCATTGCTGCCCCTGTCGGGCCTGTTGGTGTACTGTGCATTCACAGAACACTCAAATACGGCAAACCGGTAGGCTTCATCTCTGGCCTCGGAGCTGCTTCTGCTGACCTTTTCTATGGCGCGGTAGCGGCATTCGGGCTTGTTGCCATTACTAACCTCATTACAGATTCGAGCACAGTCATTAAGCTCGTCGGCGGACTTCTCTTTATCGCCATCGGCATCCATATGATGCGTCAACGTCCTGCATTTGTATCCGATGCTGAAAGTGTGCAGGTAGAACAAAATAAACCGAGCCTTCTTACCGCATGGCTGAGCACCTTTGTTCTTACCGCCATGAACCCAGGGACAATCATCGCCTTTACGGTTATTTTTGCAACCTTTGGAATTGATGGCGATGCAGGTGCCCCTGGTGCAGCATCACTGGTCTTCGGTGTATTTCTAGGCTCCGCTGTCTGGTGGTGCGGTCTATCCTTCTTTGCCAGTGCGATGCGTAACTACGTAAAACAGCACAGCAGACTCATCAGCAAAATTTCCGGAACCATCATCATCGTATTCGGTCTTGCCTCGTTGGTAAGCCTGCTTTTCGAACTCTAG
- a CDS encoding EF-hand domain-containing protein, which yields MKKILFALALVCIFATAASADSKFGKMDTNGDESVSWEEFSKTYPSMKELAFQTIDKDSSGGISHDEWHAFMSGHDAGGKKGGGMMGGMMGGKQGKMGSGAPELIAPPTK from the coding sequence ATGAAAAAAATTCTATTCGCCCTTGCTCTCGTCTGTATTTTTGCAACCGCTGCATCTGCCGACTCTAAGTTCGGAAAAATGGACACTAACGGTGACGAAAGCGTTAGCTGGGAAGAATTTTCCAAGACCTATCCTTCCATGAAAGAACTCGCATTCCAAACTATCGACAAAGATAGCTCTGGCGGCATTTCTCACGATGAATGGCATGCCTTTATGTCCGGCCACGATGCTGGCGGTAAAAAAGGTGGCGGTATGATGGGAGGCATGATGGGTGGCAAACAAGGAAAAATGGGATCTGGCGCTCCAGAGCTCATTGCTCCACCAACCAAATAG
- the lysS gene encoding lysine--tRNA ligase: MLESFVERDELNEVVKNRVAKSCDLMDAGVSLYPNGFRKEDNFSQIRAEYEGLSAEELESLDKEFFCAGRIVGLRSFGKVTFFHVLDNSGKMQCYAARDSLGTESYQKFKKFDIGDIVGVVGTLFRTKTGELTLDCKSVQLITKSIRPLPEKYHGLKDVEIRYRQRYVDLIVTPKTREIFRKRTAIVREFRRFMEDKGFMEVETPMMHPIPGGATARPFVTYHNAQEHDMYMRIAPELYLKRLLVGGFEKVFEINRNFRNEGVSTQHNPEFTMCEFYWAYATFEDLMDLTEELFGHIAKKVCGTTVVTYQGQEIDLTPGTWRRIGFLESLEVIGGHTKELYEDYDKLAAHLKSRGEKVIEGEKLAKLQAKLFDLDVEPELIQPTFIYNYPTEISPLSRKNEDDPRFTDRYELFMTGRELGNAFSELNDPVDQRLRFLDQVAEKEAGDDEAHYMDEDYLRALEYGMPPAAGQGIGIDRLVMLLTDSPSIREVILFPLLKPES; the protein is encoded by the coding sequence ATGCTGGAAAGCTTCGTTGAGCGCGATGAGCTTAACGAGGTGGTGAAGAATAGAGTGGCAAAGTCCTGCGACTTAATGGACGCAGGCGTTTCCTTGTACCCAAATGGGTTTAGAAAGGAAGACAATTTTTCTCAAATTCGTGCAGAATATGAAGGGTTGAGTGCCGAAGAGTTAGAATCCCTTGATAAGGAATTCTTCTGCGCAGGCCGTATTGTCGGTCTTCGTTCTTTCGGTAAGGTTACCTTCTTCCACGTTCTTGATAACAGCGGCAAGATGCAGTGTTACGCTGCCCGCGATTCTCTTGGTACTGAATCATACCAGAAGTTTAAGAAATTTGACATCGGCGATATCGTTGGTGTTGTGGGTACATTGTTCCGCACAAAAACAGGTGAACTGACTTTGGATTGTAAGAGCGTTCAGCTTATTACTAAATCCATCCGTCCGCTCCCAGAAAAGTACCACGGTCTTAAAGACGTTGAGATTCGATACCGTCAGCGCTACGTTGACCTTATCGTAACGCCTAAGACTCGCGAAATTTTCCGCAAGCGTACTGCAATTGTACGTGAGTTCCGTAGATTTATGGAAGATAAGGGCTTTATGGAAGTTGAAACTCCTATGATGCACCCAATTCCTGGTGGCGCGACTGCTCGTCCATTTGTCACCTACCACAATGCGCAGGAACATGACATGTACATGCGTATTGCGCCGGAACTTTACTTGAAACGTCTGCTCGTTGGTGGTTTCGAAAAAGTTTTTGAAATTAACCGTAACTTCCGTAACGAAGGTGTTTCTACTCAGCATAACCCTGAATTTACCATGTGTGAGTTCTACTGGGCGTACGCAACTTTTGAAGATCTTATGGATCTGACAGAAGAGCTTTTCGGACATATTGCTAAGAAAGTGTGCGGTACTACCGTTGTCACATACCAGGGACAGGAAATTGACCTGACTCCTGGCACTTGGCGTCGCATCGGCTTCCTCGAGTCTCTCGAAGTTATTGGTGGTCATACCAAAGAACTGTACGAAGATTACGACAAGCTTGCTGCTCACCTGAAGAGCCGTGGGGAAAAAGTTATTGAAGGCGAAAAGCTTGCTAAGCTTCAGGCTAAACTGTTTGACCTCGATGTTGAGCCAGAACTGATTCAGCCAACCTTTATTTACAATTACCCGACAGAAATCTCTCCGCTTTCTCGTAAAAACGAAGATGATCCTCGTTTTACTGACCGTTATGAACTGTTCATGACCGGCCGTGAGCTTGGTAACGCATTCTCTGAACTTAACGATCCTGTTGATCAGCGTCTGCGCTTCCTTGATCAGGTTGCAGAAAAAGAAGCGGGTGATGATGAAGCACACTACATGGACGAAGATTACCTTCGTGCTCTTGAATACGGCATGCCTCCGGCTGCTGGTCAGGGTATCGGTATTGACCGTCTCGTAATGCTTCTTACTGATTCCCCATCAATTCGTGAGGTAATTCTCTTCCCACTCCTTAAACCGGAGAGTTAG
- a CDS encoding lipoprotein-releasing ABC transporter permease subunit, which produces MKFESFIALRYLFARRKQSFISVISIISVLGVALGVASLIVVLGVMNGFTKDLRDKILGVNAHVITMSAAGNMTGYTELMNEIEGVSGVTGVTPFIYSELMASSSQGVKGIILRGVQPESADKVLTIRKYMQDGGFPELNRKGLPGIIIGKELAKRLGVGVGRRINLLSPSGKKTSQGFVPRVRNFRVVGIYKTGMWEYDSSLAFVTLDSARELLGWSNNAVTGLELSVSNVNNADVVANKVTEKLGGYPFYARSWMDMNANLFAALKLEKTAMGVILTLIVLVGSFSIITTLVMLVMEKTRDIAVLMSMGATKQQIRRIFMLQGTIIGVVGTSLGFVLGLVVGELLKRYQFVQLPKGVYSLDKIPVLYDWTDLVVIGGAAMVLCFIATLYPAKQAAKLEPADALRYE; this is translated from the coding sequence ATGAAATTTGAGTCCTTCATTGCGTTGCGATACCTTTTTGCGCGCCGGAAACAGTCGTTTATATCTGTTATTTCGATTATTTCTGTTCTCGGAGTTGCTCTCGGTGTTGCTTCGCTCATCGTAGTTCTGGGTGTGATGAATGGTTTCACAAAGGACTTGAGGGATAAAATTCTGGGCGTGAATGCTCACGTAATTACCATGAGTGCAGCTGGTAATATGACCGGCTATACTGAGTTGATGAATGAAATTGAGGGTGTCTCCGGTGTAACCGGGGTCACCCCTTTTATTTACTCAGAACTTATGGCTTCCTCATCTCAGGGTGTGAAAGGTATTATTCTGCGTGGTGTGCAGCCGGAGTCTGCTGATAAGGTGCTCACCATTCGCAAGTACATGCAAGACGGCGGCTTCCCCGAGCTTAACCGGAAAGGACTTCCGGGTATCATCATCGGTAAGGAGCTTGCCAAGCGCCTTGGCGTAGGTGTCGGGCGGCGCATCAATCTTCTTTCACCATCCGGTAAAAAAACATCACAGGGCTTTGTACCGCGAGTGCGCAACTTCAGGGTTGTGGGCATCTATAAAACAGGCATGTGGGAGTATGATTCTTCCCTTGCTTTTGTAACACTCGACTCAGCACGAGAGTTGCTCGGGTGGAGTAATAATGCCGTTACAGGGTTGGAACTTTCAGTCAGCAATGTAAACAACGCGGATGTCGTAGCCAATAAAGTAACAGAAAAACTTGGTGGATATCCTTTCTATGCTCGTAGCTGGATGGATATGAATGCCAATTTGTTTGCCGCATTGAAATTGGAAAAGACTGCAATGGGCGTTATTCTTACGCTGATTGTGCTTGTTGGATCTTTTTCCATTATTACCACTTTGGTCATGCTCGTTATGGAAAAAACTCGCGATATTGCGGTGCTTATGTCCATGGGGGCAACCAAGCAACAGATTCGTAGAATCTTTATGCTGCAAGGAACCATAATCGGTGTTGTGGGGACTTCCCTAGGCTTTGTTCTGGGATTGGTTGTTGGTGAATTGTTAAAACGATATCAATTCGTACAACTTCCAAAGGGTGTGTATTCATTAGATAAGATACCGGTTCTGTATGATTGGACAGATTTGGTGGTTATCGGTGGGGCCGCAATGGTGTTGTGCTTTATTGCAACCCTTTACCCTGCAAAGCAGGCCGCAAAACTGGAACCGGCAGATGCATTGAGGTACGAATAA
- a CDS encoding ABC transporter ATP-binding protein: MCAGPLYELKGVGKDYEGPAELLTVINNLDLVIEQGEALAITGASGSGKSTLLHLLGTLDIPSRGELLFNGRNLAELSDDAKAAVRNREIGFVFQFHHLLPEFSTIENVAMQAIIGGVAKKEAFERADEMLQLVGLGRRLDHKVTTLSGGERQRAAIARAILMRPSVLLADEPTGNLDERTGESVGELLLRLNDELGMTLVVVTHNPELSDIMRRRLELRAGELYVQTG; this comes from the coding sequence ATGTGTGCTGGACCGTTATATGAACTGAAGGGAGTAGGGAAGGACTACGAAGGTCCTGCTGAGCTGCTTACGGTTATAAATAATTTGGACCTTGTTATTGAGCAGGGTGAGGCTCTTGCCATCACCGGTGCATCGGGGTCAGGTAAAAGTACTCTCTTGCATCTATTGGGAACCCTTGATATTCCTTCGAGGGGTGAGCTGCTTTTCAATGGTCGAAATCTGGCGGAATTGTCCGATGACGCGAAGGCTGCAGTACGAAATCGGGAGATCGGTTTTGTTTTTCAGTTTCATCATCTGTTGCCTGAGTTCTCGACGATTGAAAACGTAGCGATGCAAGCGATTATTGGTGGTGTGGCTAAAAAAGAGGCGTTTGAACGTGCCGACGAGATGTTGCAACTTGTTGGGCTTGGAAGACGTCTTGATCATAAAGTTACAACACTGTCGGGGGGAGAAAGGCAGCGGGCAGCTATAGCCCGTGCTATTCTTATGCGTCCTTCTGTCCTGCTTGCAGATGAACCCACTGGTAATCTTGATGAACGCACTGGCGAGTCAGTTGGGGAACTACTTCTTCGACTAAATGATGAGCTGGGTATGACATTGGTTGTAGTTACGCATAATCCTGAGTTGTCAGATATTATGCGTCGGCGTCTTGAACTGCGAGCTGGAGAACTTTATGTCCAAACAGGCTAG